A genomic stretch from Litorilinea aerophila includes:
- a CDS encoding sulfurtransferase TusA family protein yields the protein MALKQLDVRGEICPYPMMKAVEALKKLGPNDEGLEVITDHAPALETIPTQAARLGYRADIQETGSPEWRITLIRAK from the coding sequence ATGGCATTGAAGCAGTTGGATGTGCGGGGTGAGATCTGCCCCTACCCCATGATGAAAGCGGTGGAAGCGTTGAAGAAGTTGGGGCCCAACGACGAGGGCCTGGAGGTGATCACCGACCACGCGCCGGCCCTGGAGACCATTCCCACCCAGGCCGCACGGCTGGGCTATCGCGCCGATATCCAGGAGACCGGTTCCCCCGAATGGCGCATCACGTTGATCAGAGCCAAGTGA
- a CDS encoding 2'-5' RNA ligase family protein: MSPPPDTFSIVIFLPETIERRFRRWAEETPGASWPAWGGHITLLPTAQARAPLAQIQERVEAVCARYHPFEVRLAQPRAVPDWTRPRYHAVFLSFTDQDDMGMRVLRRLQEELDQATAELRSDLYPELKRTDFIPHITLALGLAQPEADEMVEQLREIGLAAQFVVDTLWMVVFQQDGESEEVQRRRIPIPLAAPAK, translated from the coding sequence ATGAGCCCTCCTCCGGATACCTTCAGTATCGTCATCTTCCTGCCGGAGACCATTGAACGGCGCTTCCGCCGCTGGGCCGAGGAAACACCGGGCGCCAGCTGGCCAGCCTGGGGTGGCCACATCACCCTGCTGCCCACAGCCCAGGCCAGGGCCCCTCTGGCCCAAATCCAGGAACGGGTGGAGGCCGTCTGCGCGCGCTATCACCCGTTTGAAGTACGCCTGGCCCAGCCCCGGGCCGTGCCGGATTGGACCCGCCCCCGCTACCACGCGGTCTTCCTTTCCTTCACCGACCAGGACGACATGGGCATGCGGGTGCTCCGCCGACTTCAGGAAGAGCTGGACCAGGCCACGGCCGAGCTACGCAGCGACCTCTACCCGGAATTGAAGCGGACGGACTTTATCCCCCACATCACCCTGGCCCTGGGATTGGCCCAACCGGAGGCGGATGAGATGGTGGAGCAGCTGCGGGAAATCGGCCTGGCCGCCCAGTTTGTGGTCGATACCCTGTGGATGGTGGTCTTCCAGCAGGATGGGGAGTCCGAAGAGGTTCAACGGCGGCGCATCCCGATTCCGCTGGCAGCGCCTGCCAAATAG
- the rplU gene encoding 50S ribosomal protein L21, with the protein MYAVIRTGGKQYRVAVGDILEVEKLDGEVGDQIQLDDVLLVANDGELKVGQPKVEGASVTARITGQYRGKKILVFRYRPKKRIRVRRGHRQYLTRLQIESIDA; encoded by the coding sequence ATGTACGCAGTCATTCGCACCGGCGGCAAACAATATCGGGTGGCCGTCGGCGACATCCTCGAAGTGGAAAAGCTGGATGGAGAGGTGGGTGACCAGATCCAGCTGGACGATGTCTTGTTGGTCGCCAATGACGGTGAGCTCAAGGTGGGGCAGCCCAAGGTAGAAGGGGCCAGCGTCACGGCGCGCATCACGGGCCAATATCGGGGCAAGAAGATCCTGGTCTTCCGCTACCGCCCCAAGAAGCGCATTCGGGTACGCCGCGGCCATCGTCAATATTTGACCCGCCTCCAGATTGAGTCCATCGACGCGTGA
- the rpmA gene encoding 50S ribosomal protein L27: MAHKKGSGSSRNNRDSNAQRLGVKRFGGQFVRAGNILVRQRGTKFHPGVNVGKGKDDTLFATIDGYVAFEWARGKRKRVSVYPEKVQ; the protein is encoded by the coding sequence ATGGCACACAAAAAAGGTAGTGGTTCCAGCCGCAACAACCGTGATTCGAATGCACAGCGTCTGGGCGTGAAGCGCTTCGGCGGCCAGTTCGTCCGGGCTGGCAACATTCTTGTGCGCCAGCGGGGCACCAAGTTCCATCCTGGTGTGAACGTCGGCAAGGGCAAGGATGACACCCTGTTCGCGACGATCGATGGCTACGTGGCCTTCGAGTGGGCTCGAGGGAAGCGGAAGCGAGTCAGCGTCTATCCAGAGAAGGTACAGTAA
- a CDS encoding YeeE/YedE family protein, producing MSSNLERNRPTGWQALACSLGYEEGIRLAAHVRMGLLATLAALAILLMASAVGGEMGLFWAFGLAFGFVLQRSRFCFASAFRDIFLLRHGRNMKGVLVGLAVATVGFALLMSKQVPNPSLGILPPSANVLPLGWHVVLGGLLFGLGMVVAGGCVSGSIYRMGEGYVASWVSFGGIMVGLLVAGYTWNWWWDHQIASGARLWLPAYVGHGGAVALTLVGLAAVYLLVLWWESRGGLVIPDLPFRGSDEETFAARLNDALRRVFVHGWTATVGGAVLGGLNVLLFLASHPWGFTGEVSRWVIGFTNWLGVGPGELAGAANLPGCALELGDGGILHHMLFLVWGMVFGSFIAALFAGEFKIRLPRQKSRYVQALGGGVVMGYGAGIAMGCTIGAFFSAIPSLAVNGWVFAVFLAMGAWLGTQVIQRIQ from the coding sequence ATGAGCAGTAACCTGGAGCGTAACCGGCCCACCGGGTGGCAGGCCCTGGCCTGCTCCCTGGGCTACGAAGAAGGGATTCGGCTGGCGGCCCATGTACGGATGGGGTTGCTGGCCACCCTGGCTGCCCTGGCCATCCTGTTGATGGCCAGCGCCGTCGGCGGCGAGATGGGGCTCTTTTGGGCCTTTGGCCTGGCGTTTGGCTTTGTGTTGCAGCGAAGCCGCTTCTGTTTTGCCAGCGCGTTTCGAGACATTTTCCTGCTGCGCCATGGCCGCAACATGAAGGGCGTGTTGGTGGGGCTGGCCGTGGCCACGGTAGGCTTTGCCCTGCTCATGAGCAAGCAGGTGCCCAACCCGAGCCTGGGCATCCTGCCGCCCAGCGCCAACGTCCTTCCCCTGGGCTGGCACGTGGTGTTGGGCGGGCTTCTCTTCGGCCTGGGCATGGTGGTGGCCGGGGGCTGTGTCTCGGGCAGCATCTACCGCATGGGCGAAGGGTACGTGGCCTCGTGGGTGAGTTTCGGCGGCATCATGGTGGGCCTGCTGGTGGCCGGCTACACCTGGAACTGGTGGTGGGATCACCAGATCGCCAGTGGAGCCCGGCTCTGGCTGCCCGCCTATGTGGGCCATGGCGGCGCCGTGGCGTTGACCCTGGTGGGCCTGGCCGCGGTCTATCTCCTGGTGCTCTGGTGGGAGAGCCGGGGTGGGCTGGTGATCCCGGACCTGCCCTTCCGCGGCAGCGATGAGGAGACCTTTGCCGCCCGGCTGAACGACGCCCTGCGGCGGGTGTTCGTCCACGGCTGGACGGCCACCGTCGGGGGGGCGGTGTTGGGCGGGCTGAACGTCTTGCTCTTCCTGGCCTCCCACCCCTGGGGCTTCACCGGCGAGGTCTCCCGCTGGGTGATCGGCTTCACCAACTGGCTGGGCGTGGGGCCGGGGGAACTGGCCGGCGCGGCCAACCTGCCGGGCTGCGCCCTGGAGCTGGGCGATGGGGGGATTCTGCACCACATGCTGTTCCTGGTGTGGGGCATGGTCTTCGGTTCGTTCATCGCGGCCCTCTTTGCCGGCGAGTTCAAAATCCGGCTGCCCCGCCAGAAGAGCCGCTACGTCCAGGCCCTGGGCGGCGGCGTGGTGATGGGCTACGGGGCCGGCATCGCCATGGGCTGCACCATCGGGGCGTTCTTTTCTGCCATCCCCTCTCTGGCGGTCAACGGTTGGGTTTTCGCCGTCTTCCTGGCCATGGGCGCCTGGCTGGGGACACAGGTGATCCAGCGGATTCAGTAG
- a CDS encoding ABC transporter ATP-binding protein: MDEALQVIEVSKVYGEGVTAVTAVDHVSLAVAPGEFVALVGPSGSGKTTLLAILAGLLRPTTGTVRIDGQDLHAMGEVERTRFRARSIGFAFQSNNLVPYLTARENVELMLRLNGQDGRENRRRAAELLERLGLGGRLNNYPEQLSGGQQQRVAIARALIHEPSVVLADEPTASLDTERAHQVVETFASLIHEQNRAGIMVTHDLRMCRYVDRVVRMMDGKVVQVLTDRAEILALADFSAFQEAA; the protein is encoded by the coding sequence ATGGATGAAGCGCTCCAGGTAATAGAGGTCAGCAAGGTGTATGGCGAAGGGGTCACCGCGGTCACCGCAGTGGATCATGTGTCGCTGGCCGTGGCCCCTGGCGAATTTGTCGCCCTGGTGGGCCCCAGCGGCTCCGGCAAGACCACCCTGCTGGCCATCCTGGCCGGGCTCCTGCGGCCCACGACGGGAACCGTACGCATCGATGGTCAGGATCTGCATGCCATGGGGGAAGTGGAGCGAACCCGTTTTCGCGCCCGTTCCATCGGCTTTGCCTTCCAGTCCAACAACCTGGTGCCCTACCTGACAGCCCGGGAAAATGTGGAGCTTATGTTGCGCCTCAACGGGCAAGATGGTCGAGAAAATCGGCGACGGGCAGCGGAGCTGCTGGAGCGCCTGGGGTTGGGGGGCCGCCTGAACAACTACCCGGAACAGCTTTCCGGCGGCCAGCAGCAACGGGTGGCCATTGCCCGGGCCCTGATCCACGAGCCCAGCGTGGTCTTGGCCGATGAACCCACCGCCAGCCTGGACACCGAACGGGCCCACCAGGTGGTGGAGACCTTCGCCAGCCTGATCCACGAGCAGAACCGGGCCGGCATCATGGTGACCCACGACCTGCGCATGTGTCGGTACGTGGACCGGGTGGTGCGGATGATGGATGGCAAAGTCGTTCAAGTCCTCACCGATCGGGCCGAGATCCTGGCCCTGGCCGATTTCAGCGCCTTTCAGGAGGCAGCCTGA
- a CDS encoding L-2-amino-thiazoline-4-carboxylic acid hydrolase — protein MSQSTASVQPGAKPTPPPDDLNARIGVLTRREVEARILAPILEALGEAFGRDEVLAVVRETIIRIAQEQGRDLVHVMGGNSLEHFAESLQFWTRDNALEIQEVARSPQEFSFNVTRCRYAELYRALGIPELGAVLSCNRDYALIQGFNPDVELTRTQTIMEGAPCCDFRYRLKPQAGPASDDPGDPAPA, from the coding sequence ATGAGCCAGTCCACCGCATCCGTCCAACCGGGCGCAAAGCCCACTCCACCACCGGACGATCTCAACGCCCGCATCGGTGTGCTCACCCGCCGGGAGGTGGAAGCCCGCATCCTGGCCCCCATCCTGGAGGCCCTGGGGGAGGCCTTTGGCCGGGACGAGGTTCTGGCGGTGGTGCGGGAGACCATCATCCGCATTGCCCAGGAGCAGGGCCGGGATCTGGTCCATGTCATGGGCGGCAACTCCCTGGAGCACTTCGCCGAGTCCCTGCAGTTCTGGACTCGGGACAATGCCCTGGAGATCCAGGAAGTGGCCCGTTCTCCCCAGGAATTTTCCTTCAACGTCACTCGCTGTCGCTATGCCGAGCTGTACCGGGCCCTGGGCATCCCCGAGCTGGGCGCCGTCCTCTCCTGCAACCGGGACTACGCCCTCATCCAGGGTTTCAACCCGGACGTGGAGCTCACCCGCACCCAGACCATCATGGAAGGGGCGCCCTGCTGCGACTTCCGCTACCGGCTGAAACCCCAGGCCGGCCCGGCCAGCGACGATCCCGGCGATCCCGCCCCTGCGTGA
- a CDS encoding sulfurtransferase — protein MSQPQTQPRPPGLIVQPGWLAAHLDDPSLRLFDLRPEESYREGHIPGAIHLDLEELRHQVDGVEGMLLPADQFARRLGELGVDHTTWVVAYDGNWGLLAARLVWSLARYGHTGAAILNGGADRWQEEGHPWTQEVARPRPTTFVPVPRDEHLAERAWLRRQLGRADLVVVDTRTPGEYAQGHLPGAVNWDWMNGVPVGSWDAVRDDDGLRTELAVRGITPDREVVTYCQSGVRAAHTYLLLRHLGYPRVRNYDGSWAEWSHYGEPREP, from the coding sequence ATGTCACAGCCGCAGACACAGCCCCGTCCACCCGGCCTGATCGTCCAGCCCGGGTGGCTGGCAGCCCATCTGGATGATCCCAGCCTGCGCCTGTTTGACCTGCGCCCGGAGGAAAGCTATCGGGAAGGACACATCCCCGGCGCCATCCACCTGGACCTGGAGGAGCTCCGCCACCAGGTGGACGGGGTGGAGGGGATGTTGCTTCCGGCGGACCAGTTCGCCCGGCGCCTGGGGGAGCTGGGGGTGGATCACACCACGTGGGTGGTGGCCTACGACGGGAACTGGGGACTCCTGGCGGCCCGCCTGGTCTGGTCCCTGGCCCGCTACGGCCACACGGGGGCGGCAATACTCAACGGTGGCGCGGACCGCTGGCAGGAGGAAGGCCACCCCTGGACCCAGGAGGTGGCCCGACCCCGGCCCACCACCTTCGTCCCTGTCCCCCGAGACGAACACCTGGCGGAGCGGGCATGGCTGCGTCGGCAACTGGGGCGGGCGGACCTGGTGGTGGTGGACACCCGCACACCTGGCGAGTATGCCCAGGGCCACCTGCCCGGCGCGGTCAACTGGGATTGGATGAACGGGGTGCCGGTGGGCAGCTGGGATGCCGTGCGTGATGACGATGGGCTGCGCACGGAGCTGGCCGTCCGGGGTATCACGCCAGATCGGGAAGTGGTGACCTACTGCCAGTCGGGCGTCCGTGCGGCCCACACCTATCTCCTGTTGCGCCATCTGGGCTATCCCCGGGTACGCAACTACGACGGTTCCTGGGCCGAGTGGTCCCACTATGGCGAGCCCCGGGAGCCGTGA
- a CDS encoding sulfurtransferase — MNVRKWILVPLLLLAVVAGACAAPAAPAASPAGEQAAAPEGYARPEVLVDTEWVLAHLDDPNVRFIELGSQEDYDAGHLPGAVHVDLFADMTNPEDSTRGQILTQEALSALMSRLGVTRDQTVVFYDRNDNLLAARAYWVLKYYQHEDVRIYNGGTKQWEAAGQSYSTDPVEVAATDYVAGEPDLSIRTTAEYVLEHLDDPSTVLCDTRNPNEYAGTDVRAARGGHIPGAINVEWVHAVNSDGTFKDARSLYELYTKAGFTPDKEIITYCQTGVRGAHTWFVLRELLGFPNVRNYDGSWEEYGNREDTPIES; from the coding sequence ATGAACGTACGCAAGTGGATTCTCGTCCCCCTGTTGTTGCTGGCCGTGGTGGCCGGAGCCTGTGCTGCCCCGGCCGCGCCGGCTGCCAGCCCGGCCGGTGAACAGGCCGCGGCGCCGGAAGGCTATGCCCGGCCAGAGGTGTTGGTGGATACCGAGTGGGTCCTGGCCCACCTGGACGACCCCAACGTGCGCTTTATCGAGCTGGGCAGCCAGGAAGATTACGACGCCGGCCATCTGCCAGGCGCAGTCCACGTGGATCTCTTCGCCGACATGACCAACCCGGAGGATTCCACCCGCGGCCAGATCCTGACCCAGGAGGCCCTCTCCGCCCTGATGAGCCGCCTGGGCGTCACCCGGGACCAGACGGTGGTCTTCTATGACCGCAACGACAACCTGCTGGCGGCCCGGGCCTATTGGGTGCTGAAGTACTACCAGCACGAGGACGTGCGCATCTACAACGGCGGCACCAAACAGTGGGAAGCGGCCGGCCAATCCTACAGCACCGACCCGGTGGAGGTAGCGGCCACCGACTACGTGGCAGGCGAGCCAGACCTCTCCATCCGCACCACGGCCGAGTACGTGCTGGAGCATCTGGACGACCCGTCCACCGTGCTGTGTGACACCCGGAATCCCAACGAGTACGCCGGCACGGACGTGCGCGCGGCCCGGGGGGGCCACATCCCCGGCGCCATCAACGTCGAGTGGGTGCACGCGGTCAACAGCGACGGAACCTTCAAGGATGCCCGCAGCCTCTACGAGCTCTACACCAAAGCGGGCTTCACGCCGGACAAGGAGATCATCACCTACTGCCAGACCGGCGTGCGGGGCGCCCACACCTGGTTCGTCCTCCGGGAGCTGTTGGGCTTCCCCAACGTGCGCAACTACGACGGCTCCTGGGAGGAGTATGGCAACCGGGAGGATACCCCCATCGAGTCGTAG
- a CDS encoding thymidine kinase: MHYQPSGGWIELICGSMFSGKTEELLRRVRRAEIARKRVQLFKPQLDHRYGLDRVTSHNGLSREEVIVVEKAEEILPLVLPETEVIAIDEVQFFDWSIADVCTVLADQGRRVILAGLDQDFRGEPFGPMPLLMALAERVDKLHAICVVCGASASRTQRLIDGRPARYDDPIILVGGSERYEARCRNCHQVPGKPGAAD; the protein is encoded by the coding sequence ATGCACTACCAACCCAGTGGCGGCTGGATTGAGCTGATCTGCGGCTCCATGTTCAGCGGCAAGACGGAAGAACTGCTGCGCCGGGTACGTCGGGCCGAGATTGCCCGCAAACGGGTGCAGCTCTTCAAACCCCAGCTGGACCACCGCTATGGCCTGGACCGGGTCACCTCCCACAACGGCCTTTCCCGGGAAGAGGTCATCGTGGTGGAAAAGGCCGAAGAGATCCTGCCCCTGGTACTGCCCGAGACGGAGGTGATCGCCATCGACGAGGTCCAGTTCTTCGACTGGAGCATCGCCGACGTCTGTACCGTGCTGGCCGACCAGGGCAGGCGGGTGATCCTGGCTGGGCTGGACCAGGATTTCCGGGGCGAGCCCTTTGGTCCCATGCCCCTGCTCATGGCCCTGGCCGAACGGGTGGATAAACTCCACGCCATCTGTGTGGTCTGCGGCGCGTCGGCCAGCCGAACCCAGCGCCTCATCGACGGCCGGCCTGCCCGCTACGACGATCCCATCATCCTGGTAGGCGGCAGCGAGCGCTACGAGGCCCGCTGCCGAAACTGTCACCAGGTCCCCGGGAAGCCCGGCGCCGCCGACTGA
- a CDS encoding TetR/AcrR family transcriptional regulator, with product MEIESSESRQRVLDAAERLFMEHGYGAVTLRDIAQSLGIRQASLYYHFPEGKEQLYVAVVERLMARHQAGLEEVIQQAGPDLAAQLEAVTHWFGGQPPIHFLGMMHADLPALSPEARALVARLAYQALFMPLRTAFTAAQERGEARPIDPDLLAGLFVSMLDGITFSLSQQQRLSRQAMFEAMLSLFLDGLRSRPRFTSQDENR from the coding sequence GTGGAGATTGAAAGCAGCGAGTCCCGTCAGCGGGTCTTGGATGCAGCCGAAAGGCTGTTTATGGAACATGGCTACGGCGCCGTGACCCTGCGGGACATTGCCCAGAGCCTGGGGATCCGCCAGGCTTCCCTGTACTATCACTTTCCCGAGGGCAAGGAGCAGCTCTACGTGGCCGTGGTGGAGCGCCTCATGGCCCGCCATCAGGCCGGGTTGGAGGAGGTCATCCAGCAGGCCGGGCCGGACCTGGCCGCACAACTGGAGGCTGTGACCCACTGGTTTGGAGGGCAGCCCCCCATCCACTTCCTGGGCATGATGCACGCGGACCTGCCGGCCCTTTCCCCGGAAGCCCGGGCCCTTGTGGCCCGGCTGGCCTACCAGGCCCTGTTCATGCCCCTACGCACGGCCTTCACCGCGGCCCAGGAGCGGGGAGAAGCCCGTCCCATCGATCCAGATTTGCTGGCCGGCCTCTTTGTCTCCATGCTGGATGGGATCACCTTCAGCCTCAGCCAACAGCAGCGCCTTTCGCGCCAGGCCATGTTCGAAGCCATGCTTTCCCTCTTTTTGGATGGCCTGCGTTCTCGTCCCCGATTCACATCACAGGATGAAAATCGTTGA
- a CDS encoding HlyD family secretion protein — protein MKAKIFRKPLFFSALLFLVVLVLTVVGLQVWAGPTAQDERVNVESADPNAPPSPELAAITVDARVVPVRQATLSFQAAGMVAQVLVTEGQAVTAGQRLLALDAARERTAVSQAEATLRQAQARYDQLRAGPQPQEVEQMRAQLAAAQARLDRLRMASAPGQLAAAEAALDAAQANLQQVLDGPSQQTLIAAQAELANAEAALRQAQAAYDRVKWRNDVGALPESAALQQATNNYEAARARWLDLQQGPTQAEVDAAVAQVQQAQARVDELKAALSPDLAAAEAEVRQFQASLELLEAGPTPEELAVAQAEVAAATAALQQALVALGRTELRAPFDGTVARLDINPGEQVNGGEPVLQLADLSRWEVRTEDLTEFEVVGIRVGAPVQITFDALPGLRLPGQVVRIRPIGADQRGDIVYTAVIALLESDDRLLWNMTAVVNLAPGQE, from the coding sequence ATGAAAGCCAAAATTTTTCGCAAGCCCTTATTCTTTTCTGCCCTGTTGTTCTTGGTCGTACTGGTGTTGACCGTGGTTGGCCTGCAGGTTTGGGCCGGCCCTACAGCGCAAGATGAGCGGGTCAATGTGGAGTCGGCCGATCCCAATGCCCCGCCGTCCCCGGAGCTGGCCGCCATCACCGTGGACGCCCGGGTCGTGCCTGTACGGCAGGCCACCCTGAGCTTCCAGGCGGCCGGCATGGTGGCCCAGGTCCTGGTGACAGAGGGCCAGGCAGTGACGGCGGGTCAACGGTTGCTGGCTCTGGATGCGGCGCGGGAGCGCACCGCCGTGAGTCAGGCCGAAGCCACCCTGCGCCAGGCCCAGGCCCGCTATGACCAGTTGCGCGCCGGCCCCCAGCCTCAGGAGGTGGAACAGATGCGGGCCCAGCTGGCCGCGGCCCAGGCCCGGCTTGACCGGCTGCGGATGGCTTCGGCGCCCGGGCAGTTGGCCGCGGCAGAAGCCGCCCTGGACGCGGCCCAGGCCAATTTGCAGCAGGTTCTGGATGGGCCTTCCCAGCAGACCCTGATCGCCGCCCAGGCAGAGCTGGCCAACGCCGAGGCAGCCCTGCGGCAGGCCCAGGCCGCCTACGACCGGGTCAAGTGGCGCAACGACGTGGGCGCCCTGCCGGAATCCGCCGCCCTGCAGCAGGCTACCAACAATTACGAGGCCGCCCGAGCGCGATGGTTGGACCTGCAACAGGGCCCCACCCAGGCTGAGGTGGATGCGGCCGTGGCCCAGGTGCAGCAAGCCCAGGCCCGGGTGGATGAATTGAAGGCCGCCCTTTCGCCAGACCTGGCCGCAGCAGAGGCCGAGGTGCGCCAGTTCCAGGCCAGCCTGGAACTCCTGGAGGCGGGCCCCACGCCGGAAGAGCTGGCCGTGGCCCAGGCCGAGGTTGCCGCTGCCACCGCCGCCCTCCAGCAGGCGCTGGTAGCCCTGGGCCGAACGGAGTTGCGCGCCCCCTTTGACGGCACCGTGGCCCGGCTGGACATTAACCCGGGTGAGCAGGTCAACGGCGGCGAGCCGGTGCTCCAGCTGGCTGATCTCTCCCGTTGGGAAGTGCGTACTGAAGACCTGACCGAATTTGAAGTGGTGGGTATTCGAGTGGGGGCGCCGGTCCAGATAACTTTCGACGCCCTGCCCGGTCTGCGCCTTCCCGGCCAGGTGGTCCGGATTCGGCCCATCGGGGCTGATCAGCGGGGCGACATCGTCTATACCGCGGTCATCGCCCTGTTGGAGAGCGATGACCGGCTTCTGTGGAATATGACCGCAGTGGTAAACCTGGCGCCGGGCCAGGAATGA
- a CDS encoding ABC transporter permease, whose translation MKQGRVAFHLAFKEIWHNRNRYLLISLVVALITTLVLFIAALSEGLALGNREYLEKLNAELLVYQGNVDLSIGASRLGRSRLNAIRRVEGVADAGQIWTASATLVLGPGQDPVDIALIGVEPGKPGEPPALLGRPLARSRGNEVILDRNTAVRTGLTVGDKVTIQSIQGTEEQFYTLDVVGISDGQSFLLQPSVFLPYLTWEKVRPQGEEGNAEGELVSNLIAVRLEHPEEMAVVASRLTQQVAGIQVVDRRTAYEATPGYTAQKSTLDTQRYFTFFIGVLVVGGFFQIQTLQKVAQIGMLKAIGATPWTIALAALVQIVAINALGVLLGSGGSLALSLSFPPTIPIVFTGQSVLSAVLALLLIGPLGGLISVWMLLRVEPLTALGLAQ comes from the coding sequence ATGAAACAAGGACGCGTGGCCTTTCACCTGGCCTTCAAGGAAATCTGGCACAACCGAAATCGCTACCTGCTCATCAGCCTGGTGGTGGCCCTCATCACCACCCTGGTGCTCTTCATCGCGGCGCTATCCGAAGGATTGGCGCTCGGCAACCGGGAGTACCTGGAAAAGCTGAACGCCGAGTTGTTGGTCTATCAGGGCAATGTGGACCTCTCCATCGGGGCCAGCCGGCTGGGCCGTTCCAGGCTGAACGCCATCCGCCGGGTGGAGGGCGTGGCCGACGCGGGGCAGATCTGGACGGCCTCGGCCACTCTGGTGTTGGGGCCCGGCCAGGATCCGGTGGACATTGCCCTCATCGGCGTGGAGCCCGGTAAGCCCGGGGAGCCTCCGGCCCTTTTGGGGAGACCGCTGGCCCGCAGCCGGGGCAATGAGGTGATCCTGGACCGCAACACAGCCGTGCGTACCGGCCTGACGGTGGGCGACAAGGTCACCATCCAATCCATTCAGGGCACAGAGGAACAGTTCTATACCCTGGATGTGGTCGGCATCAGCGATGGCCAGAGCTTCCTGTTACAGCCATCCGTCTTCCTGCCCTACCTGACCTGGGAAAAGGTGCGCCCCCAAGGCGAAGAAGGAAATGCGGAGGGTGAGTTGGTTTCCAACCTGATTGCCGTCCGCCTGGAGCATCCCGAAGAGATGGCCGTTGTGGCCAGCCGCCTGACCCAACAGGTGGCTGGCATTCAGGTGGTCGATCGTCGAACCGCCTACGAAGCCACCCCCGGCTACACGGCCCAGAAAAGCACCCTGGACACCCAGCGCTACTTTACGTTCTTCATTGGCGTGCTGGTGGTGGGCGGCTTTTTCCAGATTCAGACCTTGCAAAAGGTCGCCCAGATCGGCATGCTCAAGGCCATCGGCGCTACCCCGTGGACCATCGCCCTGGCGGCCCTGGTGCAGATCGTTGCCATCAACGCCCTGGGGGTATTGTTGGGCAGCGGGGGGTCCCTGGCGCTCTCCCTCAGCTTCCCACCCACCATTCCCATCGTCTTCACGGGGCAGTCGGTGCTCTCTGCTGTCCTTGCCCTGCTGCTTATTGGCCCGCTGGGCGGATTGATCTCGGTCTGGATGCTGTTGCGGGTGGAGCCGTTGACCGCATTGGGGCTGGCCCAGTGA